From one Candidatus Zixiibacteriota bacterium genomic stretch:
- a CDS encoding RtcB family protein — translation MPWTGPLKKIDSFRFEIPASYESKVMQQHGVRMTVPGVIYADDRMVKAIKLDDSPEQVANVATLPGIVGKSIAMPDIHHGYGFAIGGVAAFDASSGVISPGGVGYDINCGVRLLRTDLSVSDIKPRIGKLIDAMFHNIPCGVGSEGRVRLSDREIKYVLENGARWAVENGYGWPEDLVMTEEQGCIEGGDAAAVSDAAMKRGSNQLGTLGAGNHFLEIQQVDEIYDRGVAAAFGITEPDQITIMIHTGSRGCGHQICTDYLEMMRRANKKYGIPLIDRELSCAPAGSPEGQQYFTAMKCGANFAWSNRQMITHWVRESFSSVLNKSAGEMGMFQIYDIAHNIAKLEEHLVEGKKRWLYVHRKGATRAFGPGHRDIPEKYRGVGQPVLIPGDMGTASYLLVGTEKAMNETFGSSCHGAGRSLSRHAAIKKYPTNKVLSDMQAKGIYLQAQSRKVISEEAPGAYKDIDEVVDISDRSGIARKVVRFKPLGVVKG, via the coding sequence ATGCCCTGGACTGGTCCGTTGAAAAAGATTGATTCCTTCCGGTTTGAAATACCGGCTTCCTACGAAAGCAAGGTTATGCAGCAGCACGGGGTACGGATGACCGTTCCGGGCGTTATATATGCCGACGACCGTATGGTTAAAGCGATTAAGCTTGATGATTCCCCGGAACAAGTCGCCAATGTTGCCACATTACCCGGCATAGTCGGCAAGTCTATTGCCATGCCCGACATACATCACGGCTACGGGTTCGCTATCGGCGGAGTGGCGGCTTTCGATGCCTCGAGCGGAGTAATCTCACCGGGTGGGGTGGGATACGACATCAATTGCGGCGTCAGACTGCTTCGCACCGATCTTTCGGTTTCCGATATAAAGCCAAGAATCGGCAAGCTGATCGACGCTATGTTTCATAATATCCCCTGCGGGGTTGGTTCCGAGGGAAGGGTGCGCCTTTCTGATCGGGAAATTAAATATGTCCTCGAAAATGGAGCCCGGTGGGCGGTTGAGAACGGTTACGGTTGGCCGGAAGATCTGGTTATGACGGAGGAACAGGGGTGCATCGAGGGTGGTGATGCCGCTGCGGTCAGTGATGCTGCCATGAAGCGAGGTTCGAATCAACTCGGCACGTTGGGAGCCGGGAATCATTTTCTGGAGATCCAGCAGGTAGATGAGATTTATGACAGGGGAGTCGCTGCCGCTTTTGGTATAACCGAACCCGACCAGATCACGATCATGATTCATACCGGTTCACGCGGATGTGGTCATCAGATATGTACGGATTACCTGGAAATGATGAGAAGGGCAAACAAAAAATACGGTATCCCATTGATTGATCGTGAATTGTCATGCGCCCCGGCCGGCAGCCCTGAAGGACAGCAATACTTCACGGCTATGAAGTGCGGCGCCAATTTTGCCTGGTCGAACCGTCAGATGATTACGCATTGGGTGCGCGAATCGTTTTCATCGGTGCTGAACAAATCGGCGGGCGAGATGGGAATGTTCCAGATATACGACATCGCTCACAACATAGCCAAGCTTGAAGAGCATCTCGTTGAGGGGAAGAAACGCTGGCTGTATGTCCATCGGAAGGGAGCCACCAGAGCTTTTGGGCCGGGACACAGGGATATTCCCGAAAAATATCGGGGGGTGGGCCAGCCGGTGCTCATTCCGGGGGATATGGGGACCGCCAGTTATCTTCTGGTTGGTACCGAAAAAGCCATGAACGAGACTTTTGGTTCTTCATGTCATGGCGCAGGTCGCAGCCTGTCGCGTCACGCGGCGATAAAAAAGTACCCGACCAACAAAGTCCTGTCGGATATGCAGGCAAAAGGCATATATCTCCAGGCCCAGAGCCGTAAGGTGATTTCTGAAGAAGCTCCCGGCGCCTACAAAGATATTGACGAGGTTGTTGACATTTCCGATCGGTCCGGAATTGCCCGAAAGGTAGTCAGGTTCAAGCCGCTGGGTGTCGTGA